From a single Candidatus Schekmanbacteria bacterium genomic region:
- a CDS encoding flippase, with translation MKPVARIIKNTGVEVVSNVFNMLLSAVFTFFIARAFGPGLYGTFSIVTTFPLFFTSFMLFGLDCILIRDIARDRNVAGKILCNAILFQLLLAAITFLLISVTIAILGYDTNMKELINLFFFFCIITSITTVNTTSFRAFERMEFNSILNTGEKILVLLLGIAAIMNSYRVRGIIIVFIIAGLIKLAASILITFRKFTKWDMTVDTSIWKYFLKEGYPVAVSSFFTSFRWNIVILVISRTLTESDAGFYNAAFKLTYPILLITFAYSTAILPMMSVFHDSSREKLVRIYKISCKLAMAITIPVSIFITFYADDIVRIILGDKYTSSVDVLRIVIWILPFSFLVYPLGNVLVSVNHQKDAMVANGVNAALLFVCEIVLTEKYGLLGACAGIVAAEALLAVMYFYCVTLRFRYISIAEFLLKPSVSGLGMSAVIIMSSGAGKIISGIAGLVVYVAVAYFSKVFSSNEVQKVREALSI, from the coding sequence ATGAAACCGGTAGCAAGGATAATAAAAAATACTGGCGTTGAAGTAGTGTCAAACGTTTTCAATATGCTCCTCAGTGCTGTATTTACATTTTTCATAGCAAGAGCTTTTGGCCCTGGTCTATATGGAACATTTTCCATCGTTACCACTTTCCCTCTTTTTTTTACTTCTTTCATGCTTTTTGGACTGGATTGCATACTCATAAGAGATATTGCAAGGGATAGAAATGTCGCAGGGAAGATACTCTGCAATGCAATACTTTTTCAGCTTTTGCTGGCCGCGATTACCTTTCTATTAATATCTGTTACTATAGCTATTCTTGGCTATGACACCAATATGAAAGAATTGATAAACCTCTTCTTTTTCTTTTGTATAATTACATCAATAACAACCGTAAATACCACGTCTTTCAGGGCGTTTGAAAGGATGGAATTCAATTCAATCCTGAATACTGGCGAGAAAATATTAGTTCTGTTGTTGGGTATTGCAGCTATTATGAATTCTTACAGGGTCAGAGGGATTATAATAGTATTCATTATCGCAGGGTTGATTAAGCTCGCTGCTTCCATTCTGATTACGTTCAGGAAATTTACAAAATGGGATATGACTGTCGACACAAGTATATGGAAGTATTTTCTTAAAGAGGGTTATCCTGTAGCTGTATCATCATTTTTTACTTCATTCAGATGGAATATTGTAATTCTTGTGATATCAAGGACTTTGACTGAAAGCGATGCGGGTTTTTATAACGCAGCATTCAAACTTACGTACCCGATATTACTTATAACATTTGCCTATTCTACTGCAATATTGCCTATGATGTCGGTATTTCATGATTCTTCAAGAGAAAAGCTAGTAAGAATCTACAAAATATCCTGTAAGCTTGCTATGGCTATAACTATTCCCGTGTCAATATTTATAACATTTTATGCGGATGATATAGTCAGAATAATCCTCGGTGATAAATATACATCTTCAGTTGATGTCCTTAGGATAGTAATCTGGATTCTCCCATTTTCCTTCCTTGTCTATCCATTGGGGAATGTACTTGTTTCTGTAAACCATCAGAAGGATGCTATGGTTGCAAATGGAGTTAATGCAGCTCTGCTCTTTGTATGTGAAATAGTACTTACTGAAAAATACGGCCTTTTAGGCGCATGCGCTGGGATTGTTGCTGCAGAGGCACTATTAGCTGTAATGTATTTTTACTGTGTAACTTTAAGATTCCGGTATATAAGCATTGCTGAATTCCTTCTTAAGCCGTCAGTATCAGGGCTTGGGATGTCGGCTGTGATAATTATGTCATCAGGAGCAGGAAAGATAATAAGCGGGATCGCCGGGTTGGTAGTATACGTTGCTGTTGCTTATTTTTCCAAGGTGTTTAGTTCAAATGAGGTCCAGAAGGTAAGAGAGGCGCTTAGTATTTAA
- a CDS encoding glycosyltransferase family 4 protein, with amino-acid sequence MKKIAFVCLTFHWPPLGGAWIDEKEVMSRLCQKYDVTLIVPEFHRFFPRGKIEGEMPFKVVKIPSNVFSFNRVTLPSAIREKLKEIKPDCVVVGESGVMRPYITFAAKDYPVVQRFYSASIWCFNQNYFPFGRECGKTLLNDYFECVCCAFKMNRNRLHEFLTSTAFLPSYLDKLKECYRISRAIIVYNETIKESLNGWCDDVRVIPGGVDCIKFTPLNDRKNDNEKTPLRIILPGRADDPAKGLGTLMKAVSLLGRLRDKIEVRATWCFSDPPDLGDNVKIFSWMNYEDLPGFYQDSDICVVPSLWPEPFGIAAVEAMACSKPVIASDIGGLKGIVEDGKTGFLVESGNAEKLAEKLVTFIEDAELRRKMGNEGFKRVHEKFCWESVMKEHYFKLFSDILD; translated from the coding sequence ATGAAAAAAATAGCTTTTGTCTGTCTCACTTTTCACTGGCCACCTCTTGGCGGAGCATGGATTGATGAGAAAGAGGTAATGTCCCGGCTTTGTCAAAAATATGATGTGACGCTCATTGTACCTGAATTTCACCGCTTTTTCCCACGGGGAAAGATAGAGGGTGAAATGCCGTTCAAAGTGGTGAAGATACCGTCGAATGTTTTTTCGTTTAACAGAGTGACATTGCCGTCAGCAATCAGGGAAAAGCTTAAAGAGATAAAACCAGATTGTGTAGTTGTCGGTGAATCCGGTGTAATGAGACCATACATAACATTTGCCGCAAAAGATTATCCGGTAGTACAGAGGTTTTATTCAGCTTCAATTTGGTGTTTCAACCAGAATTACTTTCCCTTCGGCAGAGAGTGCGGGAAAACGCTGCTAAATGATTATTTTGAATGTGTGTGCTGTGCTTTTAAAATGAATAGAAACAGGCTTCATGAGTTTCTGACTTCAACGGCTTTTCTTCCATCCTATCTTGATAAATTAAAGGAATGCTACAGAATATCGCGGGCAATAATAGTATATAATGAAACTATTAAGGAATCTCTCAATGGTTGGTGTGATGATGTAAGAGTCATTCCCGGCGGAGTGGATTGCATAAAATTTACTCCATTAAACGATAGAAAGAATGATAATGAGAAGACTCCATTAAGAATAATACTTCCTGGTCGGGCTGATGATCCTGCAAAAGGACTGGGAACCTTGATGAAAGCAGTATCTCTACTTGGCCGCTTGCGTGATAAAATAGAGGTAAGGGCGACATGGTGTTTTTCTGACCCGCCTGATCTCGGTGATAATGTAAAGATATTTAGCTGGATGAATTATGAGGATCTTCCGGGATTCTATCAGGACAGTGATATATGTGTTGTCCCGTCACTTTGGCCGGAACCATTCGGGATTGCTGCCGTTGAAGCAATGGCTTGCAGCAAACCAGTGATTGCCTCCGATATCGGAGGCCTTAAAGGAATAGTTGAAGACGGAAAGACAGGGTTTCTTGTAGAATCAGGTAATGCTGAAAAACTCGCAGAAAAGCTGGTAACATTTATAGAGGATGCAGAGCTCAGGAGGAAAATGGGGAATGAAGGATTTAAGCGCGTTCATGAAAAGTTCTGCTGGGAATCAGTCATGAAAGAACATTACTTTAAACTATTCAGCGATATTCTTGATTGA
- a CDS encoding glycosyltransferase, translated as MRFPYPIFSGTDHVSFNLIKALSEEHEVSLICHVRSDENIKDIAVLKQYCKEVIVARYPVIKTVWQRIWKKIKREFLFLFCLIPRDVIDNTSTEIEKKIKDHLSSNKYDIVQIEYFYAAKYRKYIKNSISIILSNDAYYETVKQFYLYEKNIIKKAVRFFEYIVTKRYELRAYKLFDWVFFISRDDLKIIERDNILKQTRVIPVAMEACQTSKEYEIVPYSMVFVGGMQALFNRDAVIFFCRDIYPLIRSEIPEVTFTIVGSSPGEDILEFTKEPGITVTGSVQDVSPYVSKAAIYVAPLRIGTGIKTKILEAMSMKKAIVTTSMGVQGLSVENGKELFIEDDSISFAKRVIDLLRDPEKCKVIGLKAAEYFEKKHYVESIKASILDAYRGL; from the coding sequence ATGCGTTTTCCATATCCCATTTTTTCCGGGACTGATCATGTAAGCTTCAATCTTATAAAAGCCCTTTCCGAGGAGCATGAAGTATCTCTTATCTGTCATGTACGGTCTGATGAGAATATAAAGGATATTGCTGTACTGAAGCAATACTGTAAAGAGGTTATAGTGGCCAGATATCCGGTTATAAAGACTGTTTGGCAGCGTATTTGGAAGAAAATCAAACGGGAATTCTTATTTTTGTTTTGTCTTATCCCCAGAGACGTAATTGACAACACTTCAACTGAAATTGAGAAAAAAATAAAAGACCACCTTTCATCCAATAAATATGACATCGTTCAGATAGAATATTTCTATGCTGCAAAATACAGGAAATACATCAAGAACAGCATATCAATAATATTATCCAACGATGCCTATTATGAAACTGTAAAGCAGTTTTATCTTTATGAAAAGAACATAATAAAGAAAGCGGTCAGGTTCTTTGAATATATTGTGACAAAGCGGTATGAACTCAGAGCATATAAGCTATTTGACTGGGTTTTTTTTATAAGCCGGGATGATCTGAAGATAATTGAAAGAGATAATATACTAAAACAGACAAGAGTTATTCCTGTGGCGATGGAAGCCTGTCAAACCAGTAAAGAGTACGAAATCGTTCCCTATTCGATGGTGTTTGTAGGAGGGATGCAGGCACTTTTTAACAGGGATGCAGTAATCTTTTTTTGCAGAGATATATATCCACTTATCCGTTCTGAAATACCTGAGGTCACATTTACGATAGTCGGCAGCTCGCCTGGAGAAGATATTTTGGAATTTACGAAGGAACCTGGAATTACGGTTACAGGCTCAGTTCAGGATGTGTCCCCTTATGTTTCAAAAGCCGCAATTTATGTTGCTCCTTTAAGGATAGGTACCGGAATAAAAACAAAGATTCTTGAGGCAATGAGTATGAAAAAGGCCATTGTCACAACTTCTATGGGAGTTCAGGGTCTTAGTGTTGAAAATGGGAAGGAGTTATTTATTGAAGATGACAGTATTTCTTTTGCAAAACGGGTAATAGATCTGCTTAGAGATCCAGAGAAATGCAAAGTTATTGGATTAAAAGCAGCAGAATATTTCGAGAAAAAACATTATGTTGAATCTATAAAGGCAAGTATATTGGATGCTTACAGGGGGCTCTGA
- a CDS encoding glycosyltransferase family 4 protein, translated as MRIYFITQTDFDINLDIATWKEMSEALVKKGCTVNLILPRFKSAANIYKGKTQITLLPCPRIRFFSFPCFQLSVFFYCLVSAIFGKYDLIIADSFTAITLVPLALLKKIGLLRLKIVLDIRSVPVDIYGLNGKIQEKRFNAAVWVAKWLFDGITVITNFYSKKISKDFDINEKRIGIWTSGVAEEKFSPSIDSDIKKRFGISDKFIVMYHGGIAFSRGIDSLIYAIKALENEIPDLILMLIGKGNDDEIKSIIKNEGIEERVIFPGSVPYEEIPAYIKACDVGILPFPDSLWWRMSSPLKLFEYQAMEKPVILTNIESHREAAKDGKFLFLIPSNSVKDISDGIKKAYTMKDMLQALGQDGRKSILRNGTWEVQAQRLINYLETI; from the coding sequence ATGAGAATTTATTTTATAACGCAGACAGATTTTGATATCAATCTTGATATTGCGACATGGAAAGAGATGTCGGAAGCGCTTGTAAAAAAAGGATGCACTGTAAATCTCATACTTCCCAGATTTAAATCTGCAGCAAATATTTATAAAGGAAAGACTCAAATAACACTTCTTCCATGTCCACGTATCAGGTTCTTTTCTTTTCCGTGTTTTCAGTTGTCGGTATTCTTTTATTGTCTGGTGTCGGCCATTTTCGGCAAGTATGATTTAATAATTGCTGACAGTTTTACTGCAATAACACTTGTTCCGCTTGCGCTGCTGAAAAAAATTGGATTATTAAGATTAAAAATTGTATTGGACATAAGAAGCGTTCCAGTTGATATCTACGGGTTAAATGGGAAAATACAGGAGAAACGTTTCAATGCGGCTGTGTGGGTTGCCAAATGGTTATTTGACGGGATAACGGTTATCACTAACTTTTACAGTAAGAAGATATCAAAGGATTTTGACATAAATGAAAAAAGAATTGGTATCTGGACATCAGGAGTTGCAGAAGAAAAGTTTTCTCCATCAATTGATTCAGATATAAAAAAAAGGTTTGGAATAAGTGACAAATTTATTGTTATGTACCACGGAGGTATCGCTTTTTCTCGCGGGATAGATTCATTAATATATGCAATAAAAGCTTTGGAGAATGAAATACCTGATCTCATTCTGATGCTCATTGGCAAGGGGAACGACGACGAGATAAAAAGTATAATTAAAAATGAAGGAATAGAAGAAAGGGTGATATTCCCAGGGTCAGTTCCTTATGAAGAAATACCAGCCTATATAAAGGCATGCGATGTCGGGATACTCCCTTTTCCTGACAGCTTGTGGTGGCGTATGAGCAGTCCTTTAAAGCTATTTGAATATCAGGCAATGGAGAAACCTGTCATTTTGACCAATATTGAATCTCACAGAGAAGCCGCAAAGGACGGGAAATTCCTTTTTTTAATTCCATCTAATTCGGTTAAGGATATCTCTGATGGAATAAAAAAGGCGTACACTATGAAAGACATGCTTCAAGCTCTCGGCCAGGACGGGAGAAAGAGCATTTTGCGGAATGGAACATGGGAAGTTCAGGCACAAAGACTTATTAATTACCTGGAAACCATATAG
- a CDS encoding glycosyltransferase family 4 protein, which produces MKVIAVNKFYYMQGGSERYYFELNRLLREKGIEVIPFSMKDERNVSSDYSEFFVSNLNLQGKLSFKQKLSLPVRVVYSREAKKNFTALIEKVKPDIIHLHNIAHHISPSIIPVAKKKGIPVVQTLHDFKLLCPSYLFINNGESCELCANGNFLHAVSSKCVKGSYFGSLILAAEMFVHRNSGIYNLADRFICPSRFMIDKFKSYGIIRDDKLAYIPNFVSVEDFKPSKEYSDYYLYFGRLSAEKGVDVLINSVDPTWKERLLIAGDGLERKKLEEIKKEKNLSNVEFLGNKSGDELKGIIRNSIFTIIPSRCYDNSPLALFESFACGKAVIGSRIGGIPELIDEGKDGLLFESQNSNVLREKIKYLLDHKELAVSYGMAGRNKVEKRFNSDLHIERIISLYNSLM; this is translated from the coding sequence ATGAAGGTAATTGCTGTAAATAAGTTTTATTACATGCAGGGAGGGAGTGAGCGATATTATTTTGAGCTTAACAGACTCCTTAGAGAAAAGGGGATAGAAGTAATCCCATTTTCCATGAAAGATGAAAGAAATGTTAGCTCAGATTATTCTGAATTTTTTGTATCTAATCTGAACCTTCAGGGTAAGCTTTCCTTCAAACAGAAGCTCAGCCTTCCGGTAAGGGTAGTATATTCAAGGGAAGCAAAAAAAAACTTTACCGCGCTTATTGAAAAAGTTAAACCGGACATTATTCATCTCCATAATATAGCTCATCATATATCTCCATCAATAATACCGGTTGCAAAAAAAAAGGGGATTCCTGTTGTTCAGACTCTTCATGATTTCAAGCTTCTTTGCCCGTCATACCTTTTTATAAATAATGGTGAGTCATGCGAACTATGTGCAAATGGAAATTTTCTGCATGCAGTTTCATCAAAGTGCGTGAAAGGCTCATATTTTGGGAGTCTTATATTAGCAGCAGAAATGTTTGTGCATCGTAATAGCGGAATATACAATCTTGCCGACAGGTTTATCTGCCCAAGCCGGTTTATGATAGATAAGTTCAAATCTTATGGAATTATAAGAGATGATAAGCTTGCTTATATCCCAAATTTCGTAAGTGTTGAAGATTTCAAACCATCGAAAGAATATTCTGATTATTATCTATACTTTGGTAGGCTATCCGCTGAAAAAGGAGTTGATGTTTTGATAAATTCTGTTGATCCAACATGGAAGGAAAGACTTTTGATAGCAGGCGATGGTTTAGAGAGGAAAAAGCTTGAAGAAATTAAAAAAGAAAAAAATCTTTCAAATGTAGAATTCCTTGGCAATAAAAGCGGTGATGAACTTAAAGGGATCATAAGGAATTCTATTTTTACAATTATCCCCTCGAGATGTTATGACAACAGCCCACTTGCCCTTTTCGAATCATTTGCCTGCGGGAAAGCCGTTATTGGCAGCAGGATTGGAGGAATACCTGAGCTTATAGATGAGGGAAAAGACGGTCTGCTGTTTGAATCGCAAAACTCAAATGTGCTTAGAGAGAAGATTAAATATCTGCTTGACCATAAAGAATTGGCTGTATCCTACGGTATGGCTGGAAGAAATAAAGTTGAAAAGAGATTTAATTCTGACCTGCATATTGAGCGGATAATTAGTCTGTATAATAGCTTGATGTAA
- a CDS encoding endo alpha-1,4 polygalactosaminidase — protein MKKHLIFIVVFLSAIAILSDKQLCGGASYSAKRDYREEMRKFVETISSHAKGIDSSFIVIPQNGQELLTLNGEADGEVVSEYISAIDGTGREDLFYGYKRDNAATPKRERNYMLSFTELAEDQSIQVLAIDYCRKKSFVDKSYSNNFGKGYISFAADHRELDNIPIYPEKPYNANSLNVESLADARNFLYIINPGKFSDKGDFLNKLKQTDYDLIVIDLFFNDAELTSSDVESLKMKSSGGKRLVICYMSIGEAEDYRYYWKKSWKKDPPKWLSKENPDWPGNYKVRYWNKDWQGVIYGNENSYLTKILNAGFDGVYLDIIDAFEYFENR, from the coding sequence ATTAAAAAACATTTAATATTTATTGTAGTTTTTTTATCAGCCATTGCGATTCTTTCTGACAAGCAATTGTGCGGTGGTGCTTCATATTCCGCCAAACGCGACTACAGGGAGGAAATGCGTAAATTCGTAGAAACGATAAGTAGTCACGCTAAAGGAATAGATTCTTCATTCATTGTAATTCCCCAAAATGGCCAGGAACTGCTGACACTAAACGGCGAAGCTGATGGCGAAGTCGTCTCGGAATATATTTCTGCCATTGACGGCACGGGACGGGAAGATCTCTTCTACGGATATAAAAGGGACAATGCTGCTACACCTAAGCGCGAACGGAATTATATGCTCTCCTTTACAGAGCTTGCAGAAGATCAAAGCATACAAGTGCTTGCAATCGATTACTGCCGGAAAAAGTCTTTCGTTGATAAATCCTACTCAAATAATTTCGGCAAAGGCTACATATCGTTTGCAGCAGATCACAGAGAACTTGATAATATACCCATATATCCTGAAAAACCGTACAATGCCAATTCTCTGAATGTGGAATCATTGGCTGACGCAAGAAACTTCCTCTACATTATAAACCCGGGGAAATTTTCAGACAAAGGTGATTTTCTCAATAAGTTAAAACAGACTGACTACGACCTTATTGTAATTGACCTTTTCTTCAATGACGCAGAACTGACTTCTTCTGATGTTGAATCGTTAAAGATGAAATCAAGCGGCGGGAAGCGTCTTGTAATATGTTACATGAGTATAGGTGAAGCAGAAGACTACAGGTATTACTGGAAAAAATCATGGAAGAAAGACCCTCCAAAATGGCTTTCAAAAGAAAACCCTGACTGGCCAGGCAACTACAAGGTTCGCTATTGGAATAAGGACTGGCAGGGAGTAATATACGGTAATGAAAACTCTTATTTAACGAAGATACTCAATGCAGGCTTCGATGGAGTTTATCTCGACATCATTGATGCTTTTGAGTATTTCGAGAACAGATGA
- a CDS encoding SBBP repeat-containing protein translates to MKIKYLKVLFAIILLLPFYSFASAKTNEDSKQNIISSAGKISIPFIENQGQMDKKVKFYANTFAGNVFITDKADIVYSLTKRDSLNSVEHANLKESLIGRNSVDIHGEEKSSSMVNYFVGNSSNWKNNISSYNTVALGEVYDGIHLNLKAYGKNVEKLFVVDPCGKISDIRVMVEGADGLTVNESGELEVKTELGTAKFTKPVAYQDIRGEKNYIQASYNVSDDNLTYGFKVASYNHDYPVIIDPLLASTFLGGTNEDVIFGIAFGQNGEVYVTGSSKSYYNPEDFPTTEGAYDTTINGGSNVFISKFDSGLTTLSASTFLGGSVGDAPSDIKIDSNGNVIVYGYSTSSDFPTTVGAYNRTYKGGSAGDLFVSMFDVDLSSLLASTFLGGSGNDQPYTMSLDSSDNIIICGQTASSDFQTTATAYSKSLHGVTDGYIAKFNNDLTSLLASTFIGGSSADYLEGHATDSSGNIFVVGYTYSSNYPTTTGVYNQTLHGSTDIFISKLNSTLSSLVASTLIGGTSGEDGNVSPSTAIAIDTSDNVYVTGVTGSSNYPTTTGAYDETSNSYGPFVSKLSNDLTTLTASTYLGSNADGQFLKFDSDGNLFISGYANDDNFPTTAGAFSGTFGGSSDIFISKMNSDLTSLLASTYLGGSSWDFPKKLAIDSFRNIYSIGYTSSSDFPTSTSAYDTTQNESVDGFIAKLDNNLSKTPPVANAGPDQTIQEELLVTLDGTASSDTDGTIASYSWSQAGGVSVSLSDDTASQPTFTAPSIDTPEEVLTFTLTVTDNDGLQNTDSVVITVTDSVPVPPVANAGPDQTVNEEALVQLDGTASSDSDGTISSYLWSQTGGILVTLSDDSASQPTFTSPAITNTEEVLTFTLTVTDNDALQSSDSVVITVTNLAILPVANAGTDQTVNEETLVELDGTASSDSDGTISSYLWSQTGGISVTLSDDSASQPTFTAPAISNAEEVFTFTLTVTDNDGLQSSDNVVVTVTNVCTYTISSETSSFSSSGGNGSATLTTSEGCDWTALSDFDWITITSGDSGSGSGVISFTVSANSGTEQRDGNITAGGQTQNISQQGATPPENSPDLKVNTVVASPNKIKSGKKATIKATIKNIGKKSAAASTVFFYLSSNNNTESVDGDILLGKKSVKLLGKNKSTPVSIKAKINTKSGKYFIKVKCDGNNVVTESNENNNIGVSRGVSVTR, encoded by the coding sequence ATGAAAATTAAATATTTGAAGGTTTTATTTGCAATCATCTTATTGCTTCCGTTCTATTCATTTGCTTCCGCAAAAACAAATGAAGATTCTAAGCAAAATATAATATCCAGTGCCGGCAAGATATCAATACCATTCATAGAAAATCAGGGACAGATGGATAAGAAGGTGAAGTTTTATGCCAACACCTTTGCTGGAAATGTGTTTATTACAGATAAGGCTGACATAGTCTATTCTCTTACGAAGAGAGATTCCTTAAATAGCGTAGAACATGCAAATTTAAAAGAAAGCCTCATTGGAAGAAATAGCGTTGATATTCACGGAGAAGAGAAATCATCTTCAATGGTAAACTATTTTGTGGGAAACAGCAGCAACTGGAAGAACAACATTTCAAGTTACAACACTGTGGCTCTTGGTGAGGTTTATGACGGCATACATCTTAATCTTAAAGCTTACGGAAAAAATGTTGAAAAACTTTTTGTAGTTGACCCGTGCGGGAAAATCTCAGATATACGTGTCATGGTTGAAGGCGCTGATGGACTGACTGTAAATGAATCCGGCGAGCTCGAGGTTAAAACAGAGCTTGGAACGGCAAAATTCACTAAGCCTGTTGCCTATCAGGATATTCGCGGGGAAAAGAATTATATTCAAGCCAGTTATAACGTCAGTGATGATAATTTAACTTATGGATTCAAAGTCGCATCATATAACCATGATTATCCGGTAATAATCGACCCGCTTCTTGCATCAACCTTCTTGGGCGGAACAAATGAGGATGTTATATTCGGCATAGCTTTCGGGCAGAATGGCGAAGTTTATGTGACAGGCAGCAGCAAGTCCTATTACAATCCTGAAGATTTTCCAACAACAGAAGGTGCTTACGATACCACAATTAATGGCGGTTCTAATGTCTTTATATCAAAATTTGACAGCGGACTTACCACTCTTTCAGCATCGACTTTTCTTGGCGGTTCAGTCGGAGACGCACCTTCTGATATTAAAATAGACTCAAACGGAAATGTGATTGTATACGGATATTCAACTTCATCTGATTTTCCTACGACCGTAGGAGCTTATAATAGAACTTACAAAGGTGGAAGCGCAGGAGATCTTTTTGTATCAATGTTTGACGTTGATTTGTCTTCTTTGCTAGCATCAACTTTCCTTGGTGGAAGCGGAAACGACCAGCCTTATACAATGTCATTGGATTCATCCGACAACATAATAATATGCGGACAGACAGCATCTTCTGATTTTCAAACAACTGCCACGGCATATTCAAAATCACTGCATGGCGTAACCGACGGTTACATTGCAAAATTCAACAACGATCTCACTTCACTTCTTGCATCTACCTTCATTGGAGGTAGTTCCGCAGATTACTTGGAAGGGCATGCTACCGACTCTTCAGGCAACATCTTCGTGGTAGGATATACATACTCTTCCAATTATCCGACCACAACCGGAGTATACAACCAGACATTGCACGGGAGCACTGACATATTTATATCAAAGCTCAACAGCACTCTTTCCTCATTAGTCGCTTCAACACTTATCGGAGGAACCAGCGGAGAAGACGGGAACGTTTCGCCTTCAACAGCTATTGCCATAGATACATCCGACAATGTTTATGTCACCGGAGTTACCGGCTCTTCCAACTATCCGACAACCACTGGGGCTTATGATGAAACAAGCAACTCCTATGGACCTTTTGTCTCAAAGCTGAGCAACGATCTTACAACACTCACGGCTTCAACTTATCTTGGAAGCAATGCAGACGGGCAATTTTTAAAGTTCGATTCAGACGGAAATCTTTTCATATCAGGTTACGCTAATGACGACAACTTCCCTACCACAGCAGGAGCGTTTAGCGGGACATTCGGAGGAAGCTCTGATATTTTTATCTCAAAGATGAACAGCGATTTGACATCACTATTGGCTTCTACATATCTGGGCGGTTCAAGCTGGGATTTTCCCAAAAAATTAGCTATAGACTCTTTCAGGAATATTTACTCTATTGGATACACATCATCATCAGACTTTCCTACATCCACCAGCGCTTATGACACGACTCAAAATGAAAGTGTTGACGGTTTTATTGCAAAGCTCGACAATAACCTTTCAAAAACACCTCCTGTTGCAAATGCAGGCCCTGACCAGACAATTCAAGAAGAATTATTGGTCACTCTTGATGGAACAGCATCGAGCGATACTGACGGCACAATAGCCTCCTATTCATGGTCTCAGGCTGGTGGAGTGTCAGTCAGCCTCTCAGATGATACTGCATCACAGCCGACATTTACTGCTCCTTCGATAGATACTCCTGAAGAAGTTCTGACATTTACCCTCACAGTAACTGATAATGATGGCCTTCAGAATACAGACAGCGTTGTTATAACAGTCACTGACTCAGTTCCTGTTCCTCCTGTTGCAAATGCCGGTCCTGACCAGACGGTCAATGAAGAGGCTCTTGTTCAGCTTGACGGAACAGCTTCAAGCGACAGCGACGGTACAATATCATCTTACTTATGGTCTCAGACAGGAGGAATATTGGTTACACTTTCTGACGACTCTGCGTCACAACCGACATTCACTTCTCCGGCAATAACCAACACCGAGGAAGTCCTTACCTTTACACTTACAGTAACTGATAATGACGCGCTTCAGAGCTCTGACAGTGTTGTTATAACAGTTACAAACCTTGCCATATTACCTGTTGCGAATGCCGGAACTGACCAGACAGTTAATGAAGAGACTCTTGTTGAGCTTGACGGAACAGCTTCAAGCGACAGCGACGGTACAATATCATCTTACTTATGGTCTCAGACAGGAGGAATATCGGTTACACTTTCTGACGACTCTGCGTCACAACCGACATTCACTGCTCCGGCAATAAGCAATGCTGAAGAGGTCTTCACATTCACTCTTACAGTAACTGATAATGACGGGCTTCAGAGCTCTGACAACGTTGTTGTCACTGTAACAAATGTATGTACCTATACAATCTCATCTGAAACATCTTCATTTTCCTCTTCCGGAGGTAATGGGAGTGCAACTTTAACTACATCCGAAGGATGTGATTGGACTGCCCTGTCCGATTTTGACTGGATAACTATTACTTCAGGAGACAGCGGAAGCGGATCAGGAGTCATTTCATTTACAGTATCAGCAAACAGCGGGACAGAACAGCGTGATGGAAACATAACAGCAGGCGGGCAGACACAGAATATTTCACAGCAGGGAGCAACTCCTCCTGAAAATTCACCTGATCTTAAAGTAAACACAGTCGTTGCTTCTCCCAACAAGATTAAATCCGGGAAAAAAGCCACTATAAAGGCAACAATTAAAAACATCGGAAAAAAGAGCGCCGCTGCTTCTACTGTTTTTTTCTATCTTTCATCAAATAATAATACCGAATCTGTTGATGGAGATATTTTGCTAGGGAAAAAATCTGTTAAATTACTTGGCAAAAATAAAAGTACTCCTGTCAGCATTAAAGCAAAGATTAACACCAAGTCTGGAAAATATTTCATTAAAGTCAAGTGCGATGGAAACAATGTAGTGACAGAGTCTAATGAGAATAACAATATTGGTGTGTCAAGAGGAGTTTCAGTTACCAGATAA